In Bombus huntii isolate Logan2020A chromosome 3, iyBomHunt1.1, whole genome shotgun sequence, a single genomic region encodes these proteins:
- the LOC126863886 gene encoding actin-related protein 6 isoform X1, translated as MSSSTFVLDNGAYTAKVGLASDNAKLVPNCIMKAKSERRRPFVGNQIEECRDASGLFYILPFQKGYLVNWDVQKTVWDYIFSKECCLVNLNQLSVIVTEPLFNFPTIQEAMTEIFFEEYECQSLLRINSSTLSCYQYKMENPNTKCCIVVDSGYSFTHIVPYINDTKVKEGIRRIDVGGKLLTNHLKEIISYRQLHVMDETYVINQVKEDSCFVSSEFFKDMETAKNKLENNPIVKDYVLPDYTTLRRGFLKNPEPPNEQQTLRLSNERFAIPEILFFPSDVGIRQMGIPEAIMDCLKACDEETWPHLLSNIILTGGNAKFPGFQERIYKEVRSLAPAEYTINVHLPENPITYAWHGGKTLSKDPIFSSLLVTREDYEEEGQNLCFERFDV; from the exons ATGAGTAGTTCTACTTTTGTTCTTGATAATGGTGCCTATACCGCAAAAGTTGGGTTAGCTTCCGACAATGCCAA ATTAGTTCCAAATTGTATAATGAAAGCGAAAAGCGAACGACGAAGACCTTTTGTAGGAAATCAAATCGAAGAATGTCGAGATGCATCTGGTCTGTTTTACATCTTACCGTTTCAAAAAGGATATCTCGTAAATTGGGACGTTCAGAAGACTGTCTGGGATTATATATTCTCTAAAGAATGCTGTCTGGTAAACTTGAATCAGCTTTCTGTAATTGTAACTGAacctttatttaattttccaaCCATTCAAGAAGCAATgacagaaatattttttgaagaaTACGAATGTCAAAGTCTCTTAAGAATCAATAGCTCTACTCTCTCTTGTTATcaatataaaatggaaaatccTAATACAAAATGTTGTATTGTAGTTGATAGTGGTTATAGCTTTACACACATAGTACCATATATAAATGATACCAAAGTTAAAGAAGGTATTAGACGCATTGACGTGGGTGGAAAACTTCTTACAAATCACCTCAAAGAAATTATATCTTATCGTCAGCTTCATGTTATGGATGAAACTTATGTAATAAATCAGGTGAAGGAGGATTCTTGTTTTGTTTCTTCAGAATTTTTCAAGGATATGGAAACTGCCAAAAATAAGTTAGAAAACAATCCTATAGTCAAAGATTATGTTTTACCAGATTATACAACATTAAGACGTGGTTTCCTCAAAAATCCGGAACCTCCTAATGAACAACAAACTCTACGTTTAAGCAATGAAAGATTTGCTATAcccgaaattttattttttccctCGGATGTTGGTATTCGTCAAATGGGTATTCCAGAAGCAATTATGGATTGCTTGAAAGCATGCGACGAAGAGACGTGGCCGCATCTTTTGTCTAATATTATTCTTACTGGAGGTAACGCAAAATTTCCTGGATTCCAAGAAAGAATTTACAAGGAAGTTAGAAGCTTAGCACCTGCAGAATATACGATAAATGTGCATTTACCTGAAAA TCCAATCACATATGCATGGCACGGTGGTAAAACACTTTCAAAAGATCCAATATTTTCAAGTCTTTTGGTAACTAGAGAGGATTACGAGGAAGAGGGCCAAAATCTTTGTTTCGAACGTTTTGATGTCTaa
- the LOC126863886 gene encoding actin-related protein 6 isoform X2 produces the protein MPIPNCIMKAKSERRRPFVGNQIEECRDASGLFYILPFQKGYLVNWDVQKTVWDYIFSKECCLVNLNQLSVIVTEPLFNFPTIQEAMTEIFFEEYECQSLLRINSSTLSCYQYKMENPNTKCCIVVDSGYSFTHIVPYINDTKVKEGIRRIDVGGKLLTNHLKEIISYRQLHVMDETYVINQVKEDSCFVSSEFFKDMETAKNKLENNPIVKDYVLPDYTTLRRGFLKNPEPPNEQQTLRLSNERFAIPEILFFPSDVGIRQMGIPEAIMDCLKACDEETWPHLLSNIILTGGNAKFPGFQERIYKEVRSLAPAEYTINVHLPENPITYAWHGGKTLSKDPIFSSLLVTREDYEEEGQNLCFERFDV, from the exons ATGCCAA TTCCAAATTGTATAATGAAAGCGAAAAGCGAACGACGAAGACCTTTTGTAGGAAATCAAATCGAAGAATGTCGAGATGCATCTGGTCTGTTTTACATCTTACCGTTTCAAAAAGGATATCTCGTAAATTGGGACGTTCAGAAGACTGTCTGGGATTATATATTCTCTAAAGAATGCTGTCTGGTAAACTTGAATCAGCTTTCTGTAATTGTAACTGAacctttatttaattttccaaCCATTCAAGAAGCAATgacagaaatattttttgaagaaTACGAATGTCAAAGTCTCTTAAGAATCAATAGCTCTACTCTCTCTTGTTATcaatataaaatggaaaatccTAATACAAAATGTTGTATTGTAGTTGATAGTGGTTATAGCTTTACACACATAGTACCATATATAAATGATACCAAAGTTAAAGAAGGTATTAGACGCATTGACGTGGGTGGAAAACTTCTTACAAATCACCTCAAAGAAATTATATCTTATCGTCAGCTTCATGTTATGGATGAAACTTATGTAATAAATCAGGTGAAGGAGGATTCTTGTTTTGTTTCTTCAGAATTTTTCAAGGATATGGAAACTGCCAAAAATAAGTTAGAAAACAATCCTATAGTCAAAGATTATGTTTTACCAGATTATACAACATTAAGACGTGGTTTCCTCAAAAATCCGGAACCTCCTAATGAACAACAAACTCTACGTTTAAGCAATGAAAGATTTGCTATAcccgaaattttattttttccctCGGATGTTGGTATTCGTCAAATGGGTATTCCAGAAGCAATTATGGATTGCTTGAAAGCATGCGACGAAGAGACGTGGCCGCATCTTTTGTCTAATATTATTCTTACTGGAGGTAACGCAAAATTTCCTGGATTCCAAGAAAGAATTTACAAGGAAGTTAGAAGCTTAGCACCTGCAGAATATACGATAAATGTGCATTTACCTGAAAA TCCAATCACATATGCATGGCACGGTGGTAAAACACTTTCAAAAGATCCAATATTTTCAAGTCTTTTGGTAACTAGAGAGGATTACGAGGAAGAGGGCCAAAATCTTTGTTTCGAACGTTTTGATGTCTaa
- the LOC126863890 gene encoding ubiquitin-like modifier-activating enzyme 5, translating into MDEIDELRQKIKELEDKLLQKQHKNTFTTRAKIEHMSSEVTDANPYSRLMALKRMGIVNNYERIKELTIAIVGIGGVGSVTAEMLTRCGIGKLILFDYDKVEMANMNRLFFQPYQAGQNKVEAAATTLQYINPDVEIETYNYNITTMDHFEDFTNIISTASLNEGPVDLVLSCVDNFEARMAINTACNELNQKWFESGVSENAVSGHIQFIIPGETACFACAPPLVVAENIDEKTLKRDGVCAASLPTTMGIVAGFLVQNALKYLLNFGDVSYYLGYNAMQDFFPKMILKPNPNCEDRYCRKHQLEYALKPKPEQKIEKTVEDKPLHEDNEWGISLLDEQDQQMDEKSQINQIPSESDASLEELMAQMKSI; encoded by the exons ATGGATGAAATTGATGAATTGAGGCAAAAAATCAAAGAACTTGAAGACAAACTACTTCAAAAACAACATAAAAATACGTTTACTACAAGAGCAAAAATAGAACATATGTCAAGTGAAGTGACTGATGCAAATCCTTACAG TCGTTTGATGGCATTAAAACGTATGGGTATagtaaataattatgaaagaataaaagaattaacaATTGCTATAGTTGGAATAGGCGGAGTTGGTAGTGTGACTGCAGAAATGCTAACAAGATGTGGAATTGGCAAG TTGATTCTTTTTGACTATGACAAAGTAGAAATGGCTAATATGAATAGACTTTTCTTCCAACCTTACCAAGCTGGCCAAAATAAAGTAgaagcagcagcaacaacatTGCAATATATTAATCCAGATGTAGAGATTGAAACTTACAATTACAACATTACTACAATGGATCATTTTGaagattttacaaatatcATAAG caCAGCAAGTTTAAATGAGGGTCCAGTAGATTTAGTTTTGAGCTGTGTAGACAATTTTGAAGCACGAATGGCGATTAATACCGCATGTAACGAACTTAATCAGAAGTGGTTTGAAAGTGGGGTATCTGAAAATGCAGTTTCAGGTCatattcaatttattattcctGGAGAAACAGCTTGTTTTGCg TGTGCTCCTCCATTAGTAGTAGCAGAAAACATTGATGAAAAAACTCTGAAACGAGATGGGGTTTGCGCAGCATCTTTGCCAACAACTATGGGAATTGTTGCAGGCTTTTTAGTTCAAAATGCATTGAAGTATCTTTTAAACTTTGGCGATGTTAGCTATTATTTGGGTTATAATGCTATGCAAGATTTTTTTCCTAAAATGATATTGAAACCAAATCCAAACTGTGAAGATAGGTATTGTAGAAAACATCAACTAGAATATGCGTTGAAACCAAAACCAGAACAAAAGATAGAGAAAACAGTCGAAGATAAGCCTCTTCATGAAGATAATGAATGGG GAATTTCTCTTCTTGATGAACAAGATCAACAAATGGATGAAAAATctcaaattaatcaaattcCATCTGAATCTGATGCTAGTTTAGAGGAACTGATGGCACAAATGAAATCCATTTGA